The following proteins are encoded in a genomic region of Nicoliella spurrieriana:
- a CDS encoding ATP-grasp domain-containing protein, producing MIDQSINKVLIIGGGPSKVGQENELDAAIFQTVVSFKRVGVKSIIIDDNPYSIATTEIKPASAFIEAVNLDNLVKIIQCEHPDAILPTLGGPNAIALCQKLDEMKILAKESIQLLGLSKAALKLVGNPLRFSQLMKEVQEPIISSTIVHSNTEAFDLVRKVGFPIIIKPVLSSINSRRTICNSFDELDSALTESFTDSTLNRCVIEKSIVGYKELSVLGIRDPNGTKLIINGIEDIDAIGIHSGDSIAISPIQTITDFVYQRLREAALKVIDQLAIVGACEVSFAVNPDTNDYFVTKVTPNYNRGFALATLATGYPLNYVAAQLVLGNGFADIHLPHDYAKLTTFMEPVMDRILIRIPLWPFDSLKHVDQHLDQSMKSVGSAVGIGRTVEEALLKAMRSSQFNPRDVLPNMEELSDDELISQLIHPKASRILVLIEALRRNYPVEDLSELTKIDPFYFKRLKKLLTVENLLLDRPLTADALITAHRSGFGDGMLAAAWQVDLDKVRAFSQSEHSLPTYKMIEPSAGEESPTIRSFYSSFELENESHQLSDRSALVIGRGGNRLGPNTAADYYTSEVLIQMHRLGYKTIIMNNNPNSVSLSPQLSDKQYIEPIQIGAILNIAEIEKPAIVVVPGNRHYLVRQLRQYPELKVVVLPPDQETGVTLPQKTSFAMNFFVTKDEIRFINTVKLASGKNNELKDISHLAFPYDIDEQQLKGLITDAKELISSSYWKGLVQILVLADHDHFKVVGIRPIRIIETIFLNRISNVNWIKMLVKLYTNHLSADDLDRAFNELSFVPSAEMKPTFPFIDLKVDQIVGTTNQEVGAQINFDPEK from the coding sequence TTGATCGATCAAAGCATTAATAAGGTCTTAATTATCGGGGGTGGTCCCTCCAAAGTGGGCCAGGAAAATGAATTGGATGCGGCCATATTTCAAACCGTCGTTAGTTTTAAACGGGTCGGGGTAAAGAGTATTATTATCGATGATAATCCATACTCGATTGCAACGACCGAAATTAAACCAGCAAGTGCGTTTATTGAAGCTGTTAATCTAGATAACTTGGTCAAAATCATCCAATGTGAACATCCCGATGCCATCTTACCGACCCTGGGGGGACCGAATGCCATTGCCCTGTGCCAAAAATTGGATGAGATGAAGATATTAGCAAAGGAATCCATCCAATTACTGGGACTGTCCAAGGCAGCCCTAAAGTTAGTTGGAAACCCGTTACGCTTTAGCCAGTTAATGAAGGAAGTCCAAGAACCGATCATTTCTTCAACCATTGTGCATTCTAATACCGAAGCATTTGACCTGGTTCGCAAAGTAGGCTTTCCAATCATTATCAAGCCCGTTCTATCATCAATTAATAGCCGCCGCACGATTTGTAATAGTTTTGATGAATTAGATTCTGCATTGACCGAATCATTTACCGATTCGACCTTAAACCGGTGCGTAATTGAAAAAAGTATTGTTGGTTACAAGGAGCTAAGTGTTTTAGGAATTCGCGATCCGAACGGGACTAAGTTGATCATCAACGGCATTGAAGACATTGATGCGATCGGAATCCATTCTGGAGACTCAATCGCCATTTCACCAATTCAAACCATTACCGATTTTGTTTACCAACGGTTACGTGAAGCAGCGTTAAAAGTCATTGATCAACTAGCAATCGTGGGGGCTTGTGAGGTCAGTTTTGCGGTCAATCCCGATACTAATGACTATTTTGTAACTAAGGTCACGCCGAATTATAACCGTGGGTTTGCATTAGCTACGCTTGCAACTGGGTACCCATTGAACTACGTTGCCGCTCAATTGGTGTTAGGGAATGGCTTTGCCGACATTCATTTACCACACGACTATGCAAAGCTAACCACCTTTATGGAACCGGTCATGGACCGCATCTTAATTCGCATTCCACTATGGCCGTTCGATAGTTTAAAGCATGTTGACCAACACCTAGACCAATCGATGAAGTCAGTCGGTTCAGCGGTAGGGATTGGCCGAACGGTTGAAGAGGCGCTCTTAAAGGCAATGCGTAGCTCGCAGTTCAATCCACGGGATGTATTGCCCAACATGGAGGAGCTAAGCGATGATGAATTGATTAGCCAATTAATTCATCCCAAGGCGAGTCGAATTTTAGTGTTGATTGAAGCTCTCCGACGGAATTACCCGGTCGAAGACCTTTCTGAGCTCACTAAAATTGACCCATTTTACTTTAAGCGGTTAAAAAAACTGTTAACCGTGGAAAATTTATTGTTGGATCGACCATTGACCGCGGATGCATTAATTACAGCCCACCGGAGTGGCTTTGGTGATGGGATGTTAGCAGCTGCTTGGCAGGTTGATTTAGACAAAGTAAGGGCGTTTTCACAAAGTGAACATAGTTTACCGACCTATAAAATGATCGAACCATCTGCTGGTGAAGAGTCGCCAACGATTCGCTCATTTTACAGTAGTTTTGAATTGGAAAATGAGTCCCATCAACTATCTGATCGTTCAGCCCTAGTAATCGGGCGGGGCGGTAATCGACTGGGACCGAATACCGCCGCTGATTACTACACTTCAGAAGTATTAATTCAAATGCATCGATTAGGTTACAAGACGATTATCATGAATAATAACCCTAATTCAGTTTCGTTAAGTCCCCAGCTCAGTGACAAACAATACATTGAGCCCATTCAAATTGGGGCCATTTTGAACATTGCTGAAATTGAAAAGCCGGCGATCGTGGTGGTTCCTGGAAATCGGCACTACCTAGTTCGGCAGTTACGGCAATATCCAGAACTAAAGGTCGTGGTGCTTCCACCTGATCAAGAAACGGGCGTTACCCTTCCCCAAAAAACCAGTTTTGCGATGAACTTCTTTGTGACTAAGGATGAAATTCGCTTTATCAATACCGTGAAATTAGCCTCCGGTAAAAATAACGAGTTAAAGGACATTTCACACTTGGCATTTCCATATGACATTGATGAACAACAGCTGAAGGGCTTAATCACTGATGCTAAGGAATTAATTAGTAGCTCATATTGGAAGGGGCTAGTCCAAATCTTGGTATTAGCAGACCATGATCACTTTAAGGTGGTTGGGATTCGTCCAATTCGAATTATTGAGACCATCTTTTTAAACCGGATTTCAAACGTTAATTGGATCAAAATGTTAGTCAAGTTATATACTAACCACCTCAGTGCGGATGATTTAGATCGGGCATTCAATGAATTATCCTTTGTTCCGTCCGCTGAAATGAAGCCTACGTTCCCATTTATTGATTTAAAGGTCGATCAAATCGTTGGAACGACAAATCAAGAGGTCGGAGCACAAATAAATTTCGATCCTGAAAAATAA
- a CDS encoding carbamoyl phosphate synthase small subunit has product MTKRYLILEDGSAYPGEAFGALATTTGEIIINSNMMGYQESITNPIYHNQIIVFTQPTIGNVGINHRSYQSIVTSIKGVIAREYSDTTNNHQHKQSLDTFLKQHEIPGIAGIDTRELAHRISKHGTMKASIVDVDDEHAFDQLNATVLTNQQVSQVATPKPYPNPGDGFNIIVIDFGLKQGILRKLDERNCNIVVVPWNTTVETILSLDPDGIVISTGPGNPEDMPKSIIKTIQRLQTQFPLLAIGLGHELFALANDARVYKLTNEHHGSNHPVRKIITNQVIYVSQAQGYAVDYKSINKDKLITTYIDLYNGTVQGLRHRDFPAFSVQFSPDGEPGPTIASDIFDEFLENIGSQRR; this is encoded by the coding sequence ATGACAAAACGTTATTTAATATTAGAAGATGGCTCAGCATATCCTGGAGAAGCATTTGGTGCTTTAGCTACCACCACTGGTGAAATTATCATTAATTCAAATATGATGGGGTATCAGGAGTCCATTACCAATCCAATCTATCATAATCAAATTATTGTATTCACCCAACCCACCATTGGCAATGTTGGGATTAATCACCGCAGTTATCAATCGATTGTGACCAGCATTAAGGGAGTAATTGCCCGTGAATACTCTGATACCACTAATAATCATCAACACAAGCAATCGCTAGATACGTTCTTAAAGCAACATGAAATCCCGGGAATCGCCGGGATTGATACTCGTGAATTAGCTCACCGCATTAGTAAGCACGGGACCATGAAGGCTAGCATTGTCGATGTTGATGATGAACACGCATTCGATCAATTGAACGCTACGGTGCTGACCAACCAGCAGGTATCACAGGTAGCCACGCCCAAACCATATCCCAATCCGGGGGATGGTTTTAACATTATCGTGATTGACTTTGGTTTGAAACAGGGAATCTTAAGAAAACTAGATGAACGTAATTGTAATATCGTAGTAGTGCCATGGAACACAACGGTAGAAACAATTTTGAGCTTAGATCCAGATGGGATCGTGATCTCTACCGGTCCGGGGAACCCTGAGGATATGCCTAAATCAATCATTAAGACCATCCAAAGGTTACAAACGCAGTTCCCGTTGCTAGCGATTGGATTGGGCCATGAGTTATTTGCCCTTGCTAATGACGCTAGGGTCTATAAATTGACCAATGAACATCACGGTAGTAACCATCCAGTTAGAAAAATCATTACGAACCAGGTCATTTATGTTTCACAAGCTCAGGGCTACGCCGTTGATTATAAATCGATCAATAAGGATAAATTGATCACAACCTATATCGATCTATATAATGGGACGGTCCAGGGATTAAGGCATCGTGACTTTCCAGCTTTTTCGGTCCAGTTTTCACCAGATGGCGAACCCGGGCCAACGATTGCATCTGATATTTTTGACGAATTCTTAGAAAACATTGGTTCACAAAGGAGGTGA
- the pyrR gene encoding bifunctional pyr operon transcriptional regulator/uracil phosphoribosyltransferase PyrR, with protein MGKVIIDKMAMQRALTRITYEIIEKNKGIDNLVIIGIKTRGVYLAKRIANRLQKLENVEVPVGALDVTKYRDDIEHDSAKETPTVVASGEDRVSVEGKNVILVDDVLFTGRTINAALSAITELGRPNSIRLAVLVDRGHRELPIRADFVGKNIPSAQNEKIKVSVQEIDKRDAVEIVNK; from the coding sequence ATGGGAAAAGTAATCATTGATAAAATGGCGATGCAACGCGCTTTAACTAGAATTACGTATGAAATTATTGAAAAGAACAAGGGAATTGATAACTTAGTGATCATTGGGATCAAAACCCGGGGGGTCTATTTAGCGAAGCGAATTGCTAATCGACTACAAAAATTAGAAAACGTGGAAGTGCCAGTAGGAGCATTAGACGTTACCAAGTATCGCGATGACATTGAACATGATAGCGCTAAGGAGACGCCCACGGTCGTTGCCAGTGGCGAAGACCGGGTCTCAGTTGAGGGAAAAAACGTAATCTTAGTTGATGATGTATTGTTTACTGGCAGGACCATTAACGCTGCGTTGAGTGCGATTACTGAATTAGGACGGCCCAATAGTATTCGGTTAGCAGTATTAGTAGACCGTGGCCATCGCGAACTACCAATTCGTGCTGATTTCGTTGGTAAGAACATTCCAAGCGCCCAGAATGAAAAAATCAAGGTCTCAGTCCAAGAAATTGATAAACGTGATGCTGTGGAAATTGTCAATAAATAA
- a CDS encoding RluA family pseudouridine synthase, giving the protein MAEQFTITDQSGRIDKVSAELQPKMSRSRAKDLIQAGDILVNGEQVKPKYEVRTGDLIQIDIPAPKKLDLIAQAIPLDIVYEDDDVIVVNKPQGMVVHPAPGHPDHTLVNALLFHTPLSNINGTLRPGIVHRIDKDTSGLLMVAKNNLAHESLSKQLKDKTNIRKYVALVHGVIKSDHGTIDAPIGRDKKDRKKQAIVADGRHAVTHYRVLERFANYTLVECQLETGRTHQIRVHMKSIGHPLVGDPLYGPRKTIPGNGQFLHAQVLGFKHPRTGKQMLFSTPIPPIFEKTLKQLRHQRS; this is encoded by the coding sequence ATGGCTGAACAATTTACCATTACTGATCAAAGTGGCCGCATTGATAAGGTAAGTGCTGAGTTACAACCTAAAATGAGTCGGTCCCGCGCCAAGGATTTAATTCAAGCTGGTGATATCCTAGTTAATGGAGAGCAGGTCAAGCCTAAATATGAGGTGCGAACCGGAGATTTAATTCAAATTGACATCCCCGCGCCTAAAAAGCTAGATTTGATTGCGCAAGCAATTCCTTTAGATATCGTATATGAAGATGATGACGTGATCGTGGTCAATAAACCACAGGGAATGGTAGTGCATCCAGCACCCGGGCATCCTGACCACACGCTAGTGAATGCGCTATTGTTCCATACGCCCCTATCAAATATTAACGGGACGTTGCGTCCTGGGATTGTGCACCGGATTGATAAGGATACTTCCGGGTTACTAATGGTTGCTAAAAATAACCTAGCCCACGAATCACTTTCAAAACAGCTTAAGGACAAGACCAACATTAGGAAGTATGTAGCATTAGTCCATGGGGTAATTAAGTCAGACCATGGAACGATCGATGCCCCCATTGGGCGGGATAAAAAGGACCGAAAAAAACAAGCTATCGTTGCTGATGGCCGTCATGCGGTCACTCATTATCGAGTGCTAGAGCGCTTCGCTAATTACACGTTGGTGGAATGTCAACTAGAGACCGGGCGAACCCATCAAATTAGAGTCCACATGAAATCAATTGGCCATCCACTAGTGGGGGACCCGCTCTACGGACCACGGAAAACCATCCCTGGAAATGGACAATTTCTCCATGCTCAAGTATTGGGGTTCAAACATCCCCGAACGGGCAAGCAAATGTTATTTTCAACGCCCATTCCGCCTATTTTTGAAAAAACACTTAAACAATTACGGCATCAACGGTCATAG
- the lspA gene encoding signal peptidase II: MPVIFIILLLVGLIGIDQGIKAWVSASMAQGQIETLIPGGLSLTNLHNHGAAWSMLQGKLNFFIIISIIAIAVMLYYLFKLRHSRGYTITIILLLAGTVGNFIDRSIHGYVVDMFQVDLNLPFLNFVFNFADACLTMGVILLLIMLWRSETPEKS, from the coding sequence ATGCCTGTTATATTTATTATTTTACTTCTGGTTGGTTTAATTGGAATTGATCAAGGCATCAAAGCCTGGGTATCAGCATCAATGGCACAGGGCCAAATTGAAACTTTGATTCCAGGGGGATTATCACTAACTAACCTGCACAATCACGGAGCAGCGTGGAGCATGTTACAAGGAAAATTAAACTTTTTCATCATTATTTCAATCATTGCCATTGCAGTGATGCTCTACTACCTGTTCAAGCTCCGTCACAGTCGCGGTTATACAATTACCATTATCTTATTACTTGCAGGGACGGTTGGTAACTTTATTGATCGAAGTATTCATGGGTATGTCGTTGATATGTTCCAAGTAGATTTGAACCTGCCGTTTTTAAATTTCGTTTTCAACTTTGCGGATGCTTGTTTAACAATGGGGGTTATCCTGTTATTGATTATGCTATGGCGCAGTGAAACACCAGAAAAGAGTTGA
- a CDS encoding formate--tetrahydrofolate ligase, with translation MKTDIEISQNSELLPIGKIASQLSLGEQQIEPYGHYKAKVTLPVANQDTKGKLVLVTSINPTAAGEGKTTMAVGLGDALSELKYKTALALREPSLGPVMGMKGGATGGGYSQVIPMEDINLHFTGDFHALTEAHDTLSALIDNHIHHGNQLNIDPRQITWKRVLDINDRELRHTVIGLGGRTSGVPREDGFDITVASELMAILCLSRDIKDLKERISQILIGYTYDRKPVYVKDLGVQGALTLLLKDAIKPNLVQTIEHTPAYIHGGPFANIAHGCNSIIATRAGLNTADYTVTESGFGSDLGGEKFMDIVAPRLGKTPDVVVIVATIRALKLNGGAAKDELATEDLAALKKGAANLGRHIQAMQRYGKPVVVAINDFTSDTEAEINQLKQYVTDNFHIPSVTCYEWAQGGKGAIDLAKEVVKAADTPHEFKPLYSNHDSIEAKINQIVTNIYGGDGIELTSKAKKQLKQIVQNDWDQLPVCMAKTQYSLTDDASVHGAPTDFKIHIREFQVKLGAGFIVALTGNVLTMPGLPSHPAALNMDIKDNGEITGLF, from the coding sequence GTGAAAACAGATATTGAAATTTCTCAAAATAGTGAATTATTACCAATTGGTAAAATTGCAAGTCAGTTGAGTTTAGGTGAGCAACAAATTGAGCCTTATGGACATTACAAAGCTAAGGTAACGTTGCCAGTTGCAAACCAAGATACCAAGGGAAAGTTGGTATTAGTCACTTCAATTAACCCAACTGCTGCTGGTGAGGGTAAGACAACAATGGCAGTGGGGTTGGGTGATGCACTAAGTGAACTGAAATACAAAACAGCACTAGCATTAAGAGAACCATCTTTGGGTCCAGTAATGGGCATGAAGGGTGGTGCCACTGGTGGTGGCTATTCACAAGTTATTCCAATGGAAGATATTAACCTACACTTTACAGGTGACTTTCATGCACTAACTGAAGCCCATGATACTTTATCAGCATTAATTGATAACCATATTCACCACGGTAATCAATTAAATATCGATCCCCGTCAAATCACTTGGAAACGGGTTTTAGATATCAATGACCGTGAGCTTCGCCACACGGTCATTGGTTTAGGTGGTCGAACATCCGGAGTTCCTAGAGAAGACGGCTTTGATATTACCGTTGCCAGTGAGTTAATGGCAATTCTATGCCTTAGTCGTGATATTAAGGACTTAAAAGAACGAATCAGTCAAATTTTAATTGGGTACACCTATGATCGTAAACCAGTTTACGTTAAAGACCTTGGGGTCCAAGGAGCATTGACCTTACTACTAAAGGATGCCATCAAACCCAATCTAGTGCAAACGATTGAACATACGCCTGCGTACATTCACGGGGGGCCATTTGCAAATATTGCCCATGGTTGTAACAGTATTATTGCTACCCGTGCGGGATTGAACACCGCTGATTATACGGTTACTGAATCCGGATTTGGTTCTGATTTAGGTGGTGAGAAATTCATGGATATCGTTGCTCCTCGCCTAGGTAAGACGCCGGATGTGGTGGTAATCGTTGCTACCATTAGGGCCCTTAAGTTAAATGGTGGGGCTGCAAAGGATGAATTGGCGACTGAAGATTTAGCTGCTCTAAAGAAGGGGGCTGCTAATCTAGGTCGACACATTCAAGCAATGCAGAGATACGGGAAACCAGTTGTCGTTGCAATTAACGATTTCACTAGCGATACTGAAGCTGAGATTAACCAATTAAAACAATACGTGACTGATAACTTCCACATCCCAAGTGTGACCTGCTACGAATGGGCCCAAGGTGGGAAGGGGGCCATTGACCTTGCAAAGGAAGTGGTAAAGGCCGCTGATACCCCCCACGAATTTAAACCATTATATTCAAACCATGATTCAATCGAGGCTAAAATCAATCAAATCGTTACTAATATTTATGGAGGCGACGGGATTGAACTTACCAGCAAGGCTAAAAAGCAGCTCAAGCAAATCGTTCAAAATGATTGGGATCAACTGCCAGTATGTATGGCAAAGACTCAATATTCATTAACTGATGATGCCTCTGTCCATGGGGCCCCAACCGATTTTAAGATTCACATTCGTGAATTTCAAGTGAAGCTCGGCGCTGGTTTTATTGTAGCATTGACTGGGAACGTATTGACCATGCCAGGGCTACCTAGTCACCCCGCTGCATTAAATATGGACATCAAGGATAACGGTGAAATCACCGGACTATTCTAA
- a CDS encoding EbsA family protein translates to MTTSKRTFFYQPNPLTSTICWSWTFILLLLGIIFWLEVTQFSWITLFFFTLFTLISAAQLYFRKITIENGQFMVGHVMNPNWLRIPMHNINNLHAGKFTISFDYQQNHYLFMLPANSVIEINGIINAYQ, encoded by the coding sequence ATGACTACGTCTAAAAGAACCTTTTTTTATCAACCTAACCCGTTAACATCAACGATTTGTTGGAGTTGGACGTTCATATTATTACTATTAGGAATCATTTTTTGGCTTGAAGTAACTCAATTTTCTTGGATCACGCTCTTTTTCTTTACCCTATTTACTTTAATTAGTGCAGCCCAATTATACTTCAGAAAAATTACGATTGAAAATGGTCAGTTTATGGTCGGACACGTAATGAATCCAAATTGGTTAAGGATTCCAATGCACAATATCAATAATCTCCATGCTGGTAAATTTACAATTAGTTTTGATTATCAGCAAAATCACTATCTTTTTATGCTACCAGCTAATTCTGTAATTGAAATCAATGGTATAATAAACGCATATCAATAA
- a CDS encoding ribonuclease HI family protein: MYKLYTDAATLNHGDIKNDQSAGGILILNNGHQLQMKVPLRDAHDNHTAEFTTCIAGLRALIEQIPAAKLSHTIVFYYTDSKILADSLDKQYAKHYQPFVDSILALEAKFQLVMNQWIPEAQNMGAHELAQQALHQFR; this comes from the coding sequence ATGTATAAACTATATACTGATGCTGCTACTTTGAATCATGGTGACATTAAGAATGATCAAAGTGCCGGTGGTATTTTAATTTTAAATAATGGTCATCAATTACAAATGAAGGTCCCATTAAGGGATGCTCATGATAATCATACCGCAGAATTCACTACTTGTATTGCGGGATTAAGGGCTCTAATTGAACAAATTCCCGCAGCTAAATTGAGCCATACGATTGTCTTTTACTACACAGATAGCAAGATCCTAGCAGACAGTCTAGATAAGCAGTATGCTAAACATTACCAACCATTTGTGGATTCCATTTTAGCACTAGAAGCTAAGTTTCAATTAGTAATGAACCAATGGATTCCAGAAGCACAGAATATGGGGGCCCATGAATTGGCCCAACAAGCCCTGCATCAATTTAGGTAG